A segment of the Aureliella helgolandensis genome:
TCGAGATCAACTCGCGCAACTCGGCGCCACTCACCATCCGAGCATCGGACCAAGTCCGCCCGCCATCCAAGGGCATGAACTCAATAAAGCGAATCACAATTGACCGCTCACGCGCGAAGCGAACCAATTCCAGTACATCCTGCAAATTGAGGTCACGCAAAACTAAGGAATTGATTTTCAATCCCAATGAGGGCACTTGGCAAGCAGCATCAATTCCCTCCAAAACCTGCTGCAGTCCGTCGCGGCGAGAAATGAGTTTAAAAGTCTCCGCCGAGAGGGTGTCGAGGCTAATATTCAACCGCTGCAAGCCGGCGGCTACCAGGGCCGGAAGTTGTTTGGGCAACAGCATTCCGTTGGTGGTCATGGCGATATCTTGAATCCCCTCGATCTCCGCCAGGCGAGCGATGAGCTGCTCCAGTCCGGGCCGCGTCAGGGGTTCTCCGCCAGTGATTCTCACCTTCTGAATACCAGCGGCTGCTGCCACCTCCACAAAACGCACAATTTGGTCGTAGGACAGCAAGCGGTCAGGAGCGGTGAACTGCACTCCCGTCTCGGGCATGCAATACTGACACCGGATATTGCACACGTCCGTAACGCTGATGCGCAGCGAGCGATGCACGCGTCCCCAACTGTCCTGGAGGGGGGCAGGGGGTGCCAGGAGTGCCTTACCCGCACCAGAATCTGAAGCATCGTTTTGTTTTAGGATCATCTCTGGGTACTTATTCAGGTGGAATTGGTAAAGGCTGTTCCTGAGGAGCGCATTTGCAATTCCCAGCAGTAGGATGAATCCATGTCGCTCCACTTTGCACGTAGTGCTCCTCTTTCCAAATGGGCACCTCATGCTTCAGCGTATCGATGAGCCACTGAGCTGCCTCAAATGCTTCGGAACGATGGGGGCTGCTGACAGCAACCGCTACGCTCGCCTCTTTAGGGGCGACTCTTCCCAAGCGATGCACGATCGTGACTTGCCGCAGTGGCCAACGCGTGCGCGCCTGCTGCTCCAATTCCTGCAACTGCTTCAGGGCCATTTCCTGGTACGCTTCGTACACCAACACCTCCGTCTCGACCCGCTGCCCGCTGGGCTCTGGCGTTTCGACTTCATCTGCCCCGTCGCTGGTCAAGCGTTCGGTCCACTGGCGGGTGGTCCCTACAAACAAGACTTCCGCCCCACACTCCGGATCCGTGATGGATTCCAGAACGCGATTCAGGTCGATTGGTAGCTCTGTTAACTCCACCATTAGATGGGCCTCACTTTCCTCTGTTCAAAGCAATCCACACTCATGGGTCTTCCCCTCTACCTTGGCAACCGATTCCCGCGGGCTTTCGCTTTCCGTCAACAATTCTCGTCTTGGGATCGCTCAGGATCGAGTGGGAAATGATGTGGGATAGAATTTCAAGCAATCATGCCAGCAAACTCAAGCGGGAAGTCTCTGCTGCGTATCGAATACGTCAGCTGCCTTCCGCTCATTCCCCTGCAATGCATCTCTTCCCCGGTTCATCTCATCTTCATCTTAGCTTAGCCACCACTAACCGGTGGAATCATCACCACCATCGCGTTGTTGTCCAACAAGTAATCCTCGTCGACAAAACAGGCTTGGACGGCCCATCGACTCTGTTCAGCTAGGCTCCGCAGTTTGGGGAAGCGTTCGACAAGCTGCCGCCTCACGTCACTCACGCTGGCGGGCTGTGTGAACTCCACCCAGATCTTCCGCTCTCCAACGATCGCTGCTGCTCCCGCGTAAAACTCGACTTCAATCGACACAGATTTGCACATTCTCCAAGCCTCTAGGGAACTTGCGGCGGGCTTCCCCCACCTGGCAAGTCGAAATTTCTTGACGCGACGGTGAATCACCGACGTTGTAAACTCAGTTCCCCAATCAGTTCACCAAATTGCCTTCGTTGCGGGACGAAAACCATGCTGCTAGTTGTGGCATCGTGCCATAGGCATAGGCCAGCACAGCCACCGGATGCACGGTTGGTTTGTCGGTTAGCAATTCCATCTGCAACTTGCAGGCGGTGCATTCCGTCGTCCCCATCTGAGCATGGGTTTCCTTCATGGTATTGACCAGCCCACGACCGATTCGCAAGCTGGTGCGCAAATTCTTACGCTGCAACCCGAACGTTCCCGCCATACCGCTACAGCCATGTTCAGCAAATTGAATTTGCAAACCCGGCACCAGCCTCATAAGGTTCAGCGCGGGAGAATCGGCATCGAGTACTTTGGCGTGGCAGGGCTGATGGTACACGATGCTCATATTCATGGGGCGAAAATCAAGTTCCAGTTGATTTTGCTTGTGCATTTGCCACAGGTAGCTACTCGCCTCGTAGGTATTTTTGGCGATGAGTTCGGTATCTTCGTTTTGGTAAAGATTGCGGTATTCTTCGATCAGACAGAGAGCAGCAGAGGGTTCTGTGGTAATGATATCGTAGCCCTGCCGCACCGCTTCCGACAGGACTTTGATATTCGTAAGTACCAGTTTCCGAGCCCGAGAGATGTCGCCGGCAGCAATCATGGCCATCCAGGATGGAGTTTGGTTGGTAGGAATGTAGACTTCGACATTTTGGTGCCGCATCACTTCCACCAGAGCTCGTCCCAACATCGGGTTGTGCCAATTCACATATTGATCGACAAAGTAGAGGACTTTTCGTCCCGCCGATCTTCCACTGCGATTTAGTTTTTCGCGTGCAGCCCAGCGCAGGAAAGTGCGTCGCGTCACTTTGGGCAGCTTCCGTTGGTGCGCGATGCCGAAGGTTTTTTCGAGCAACCACCGCATGGCTTTGTTGCCAAGCGCCCAGTTGGCTAGGCGTGGAAAGCGACTCCCTAGGGAAGCCAGCAAATCGACGCGGTTCAGCAAGCGGTCACTGAGCGGCAGGCCGTGGCTGGCCACGTGCTGCGCCTTTGCCTCTTGCACCAGCTTGGGAATATTGACCGATGCGGGGCACTCCAGCCGACATTGATGGCAATTGAAGCACAGATCGCTAATCTCTTTCAGCTCGCGGCTCTCCAGCAGCTCGGGCTCCAGCGAACCGGTCAACACGCCTCGCAGCAAGTTCGCCTTGGCTCTCGGAGAGGCCTCCTCTCCCTTATGGATGCGGAACATGGGGCACATCCGCTCCGCCACGGCACTCGTCCGACAACGTCCGCAACCATTGCAGGAGCGCGCGGTGTAACCGACCGAATCCCCTTGGCTCCAGTCGAGGATCACAGGCAGCTGCACCTGAGCGGACTCCACCTGCGTACCCTGCGTAGGCACGGGAAGTGTTTCGTCCCAGGCAATGCGATTCAAGTCCCCGGTTAACAGTTGCTCATCGACGGCTTGGGACGATCCCAGGCTGGCCGCGGCCGCTTCGAACGCGTTGCCCACTTGCAATGTTTCACCGCCAACGACGATCGAATTGGTACGCTGGCGAAACAGGGGGACGGGACGTAAGTTCTCATTGACCTTGGGAGGGGTGGGACTGAGAAATTTACCGGGATTGAGAATCCCAGTCGGATCGAAGACTTGCTTGATCTTACGGCACATCTCCAGTCGTGGACCGAGTTGCTTTTCCGCCCAGGCAGCGCGGCTAATTCCGAATGCTTGCTCTCCTGAGACGCACCCACCAATCTGCATCACCTTCTCATACAGCGTCTCACTGAGAGTCGCCAAGCGGATCTGATCTTTGGGACTGGCAAGATCGAGAAACGGTCGCACATCGAGCTGCCCATGCAATGCATGAGCAAACAGGGTAGCCGTCACGCGTTCCGCCTTCAGAACGTCTTGAACGGTCTTTAAAAACTCGGGGAGTCGTTTGGGTGGGACCGAGATGTCCTCCACGAACGGGAGCGGGCGCAAATTCCCTTTCAGCCGGTAAAGTCGTGGAATTACGCGGCGGGCCAGGCGCCACAAGAGATTGCGTTCCTGCCCGTCGGTCGTCAATCGATAGGAGAGAACGGGCTTGCCTCGTTTCTGCAACCGGTGCAGGAGTTGCATCAGGCGATTGCGAACACTGAGAGGCTCATCGCCCTGCATTTCCACCAACAACATCGCTTCGGCACCGCGTGGAATGATCGTGGCGTAGACCGATTCCGTCTCTCGGGCGATTTCCAGCAAGCGTCGGTCCATGAGGTCGCAGGCGACCACGTCATCCCGAGCGATGTCCAATGCGGCTTTGGCGGCAGTATCCAGGCGGTCGAAGAAGAGCAGGAGCAAACCACGCACCGCCGGAATCGCATCTACCCGCAGGGTGGCTTCCGTAATGATCCCCAACGTTCCCTCGGAGCCGCTCATCAGTCGAGCTAAATTGACTCGATCTCCGTCGAGCACCTTCTCCATGCGATAACCGCAGCCCCGGGAAACATCCGCCCAGGGGGGCCGCAGCAATAATGCGGAACCTTGCTGCAGCAGTAAGCCCACCTGCTGTGCAATTGCCCCTTCCCGCGTTCCGACCGCATCTTCGCCGGCCCAGGCGTGTTGCCCCAATTCCACGACTTCGCCACTGGACAATACGACCTGCAACGATTCGACACAGTCGCCGGTGGAACCGTATCTCGGAAAGTGGCTGCCCGCAGCATCGACAGAAATCATGCTACCAATGGACGAGACGCTGCGAGTCGCCGGGTCGGGCCCAAACAGCAGATTGTGGTAGCCGATCGAGCGATTCAAGTCGGCTTGGACGACCCCGCACTGCACGCGCACCGTGCCCGCCTGCGGGGCGTGGACCCGTCGCATGTATCGCGAAAGATCGACGACAATCCCACGTCCCAACGATTGGCCAGCCAGCCCGCTCCCTCCTCCGCGAGGAAACACCGGGATCCCGTGCTGGTGGCAGTAGCGTAACAATTCGGCCACATCGCGCGTCGACCTGGGGCGCACCACCCCTAAAGGGAGTATTTCATACACACTCGCATCACTCGCATAGAGCTGTGTGTAGAGTGCATCGCAGTGCACATCCCCTTGAAGGAGTCCCCGCAAGTCGGCTTGAATCCGAATTTGTTCTGACTCCATCATGGCCCGCACAGTTCATTGGATCGAGAGAAGTAGGTAAGGGGAGTCATTCCCCGAATTGGCCGAGGTCGGAGAGCATTTCACTCATTTCGCCTGCGGCGTGCAAATCCCCCTGAGCGCGCGCCTCGTCAATTCCCCGCCGGAGAAACTCTCGCGCAGTATCGATGTTTTGATCCTCCGCCAGCAGCTGAGCACTGCGAAAGAAGGCGGGAACGTACGGTGGCTCGCCATCGCACAACCCCGCAAGATGGCTGAGTGCCCCTTCCAGCTCCCCATCTTTATTCATTTCAAGGGCTAGGGAGTAGCGAAGAAACAGGTCTTGAGGCTCATCTTCCAACATAGCCTCGATCTTAGCGCGACGTTCATTCAATCCAGGGCTCCTTTAATTTGGGGCTTCTCAAGTAAATCGGGGCTTCTAGAGCTTTCATGGCTCCATGCAGCCCCAACCGCCCCTGATTGTACAAGCGGTCTAGAACCTACGTAACTCGCAACCGCCGAGTTTCAACTCCAGAAAACCAGTCCCTTTGGCGTAGAAACAACAAATATTCAAGCAGGATGCGTGAAGCATGATACAGACGCGACTGCTAGAAATGGTATGCTCAACCGGCTACAACGATTTTTCGTAAGGGGGCAATCACCTTGCCCCAAGAATCGTCAACCTTCGAAAACCCAGGAGTCATTTCGTTGAAATTCCATAGCTTATTGACCGCTCTGTTGGCCATTGGATGCTTTTGCGGCCTCGTACGGCCAACCCTGGCAGATGCGGATCTGCTCACGGTAGGCTCACCTGCTCCCGCTCTGGACGTTGAGCACTGGGTCCAGGACGGCAAGGGGAAATTCAAGCCAGTTACCAAGTTTGAATCTGGCAAAGTCTATGTTGTCGAGTTCTGGGCTACCTGGTGTGGCCCCTGTGTCATGAGCATGCCACACTTGGCAGAGACCCAACACAAGTACGCTGACCAAGGTGTGCAGATTGTCAGCATTAGCGATGAAGATCTCGAGACCGTTGAAAAATTCTTGGAACGAGCTGTTCCCCAGCGTGGCCCGGCCGAAGATGCCCAGGAGCCAGCCAAACAAACGTTCCGGGAATTGACCAGTGCTTATTGCCTGACCACCGATCCCGATCAGAGCTCTTACCAAAGCTACATGAATGCAGCCGCTCAAGGCGGTATCCCGACGGCCTTCCTCGTCGGCAAAACGGGACTGATCGAATGGATCGGCCATCCCATGCAAATGGACGAACCGCTCGCAGCAGTGGTCGACGGCAACTGGGACCGGGAGAAATTTGCTTCCGAGTTCAAGCCAGCTCAACTCGCAGAGGTGACACGCCAAAAAGTGATGCAACTGGCGAGTGAACAAGATTTCGAAGGCGCCCTGAAGGTTCTCGACAAAGCCCTGCAAGAAGGAGGCACTTTGGAGTTGAAGAACTTGAAGCTGCAGTTGCTCCTGATTTCGAAGAAAACCGAAGAGGCAGTCACGCTGACTCAAAGCTTGTTTGTCGAGATGGCGGACAATCCTGAACAAGTCAACGCCCTAGCTTGGAACGTCTTTGAAATGTCCTCACGCGGTGCTGAAGGCATCGAAAAGATTGTCGATGCTTCCATCGAAGCTGCCATGGCTGCCGCTAAGAAATCCCAAGGGGAATTGAAGGGCAGTATCCTCGATACGGCCGCTCACCTGCATTTCATCCAAGGCAATCTCGACGAAGCGTTGGCCTTGGAAACCGAAGCTGCCAAACTCGTCGGCCCAGATGATCGCTACGTAGCCAACTTCTTGAAAGAACTGCAGGAGGCCAAGGCGGCCAGCGAGCAGGACAAGTAGCAATTGACCACGGTTGCCTCAACAGGCTGGCCCGAGAGTTTGCCCCCCCCGGAAAAACTCTCGGGCCTTTTTTACGCGCGGTACATTCCGAGCGTCCCGTTATCTCTTTGCCAATCTTCCGCGAACGGCCGTAACTCCGGCGATTCCGCGGCGCGGCCTCCGCCTAGGGACCACGCCTTGCAGCCACGTCCCATTTGGCAGATGCCTTACGGCTCAGCAACCCTCGCGACTTAGCGTAAGACCCGGTTTGTCAGCGGGGCAGCGATCTTTCCTACAGTATCCAAGTACTGAGTGGATTCCTCTTGCACCAAGCGTGCTTCCGACTCGTCCATCCGGACCTCCGCTCGGAAACGGTGCATTCCCGCGGTCGCCGCCTCTGCAAATACTTGCAACTGCACCGACTCCCCTGCAGCCAAGGTGGTGAGAGGTTCGAACAGAAGCTGTCCTGGAATGATGCGACAGGGCTGTCCCTCTCCCCGTGTCGGTTCGATGCCATCGGAGAATTGAGCGACAACACGCACGTTGCTGGCCGCTTTCGACCCTCGGTTGGTTAGCGTGAGTTCATACAACACTTCGCCTTGCACCGGTGCTGGAGACAATGGATCGTTCACCAGCAACTTCACGTCGGCGATCGATTGTAGTTGAGTCGTCGCAGCTGCGTTGGCCAACTCTCCCGCGGTTCCTTCGCAGACAATTTCGACGAGGTTCTCGCCTTCCTGCAGGAGCTGCAACTGCACTGGAAAGTCCAACGATTTGCCGACACCGAGCTCTTCAATGTTCCAGGTCAAATAACCCTCAACCAGCTCGGCTCCCGCCGGTTTGGCGAGAACTTCTGCTTGAGGCGGCAGCTTGATTTTGGCCACGACATCGCGTGCCACAGCGTCCCCGGAGTTGGCAAGCTGCACGAGGTAGCTTGCCGGCGAACCATGGTAGACCAGGGAGGGGGCAGCCATCTTCGCTTGCAATTCAGGTTTGCGCACAAGCACTTCGATGTCTGTGTCGCTGCTCAATTCGCCCGCTGCGACCGCCGAGGCGGCAATGGCAATGGGGCCTTTTTGATTAAAGATCAGCTCTACTTCGATGACTTGCTCGCCACCTGCAGCGATGCTGCCAACCTCGGAAGTGCTCGAGCCATAGGGACCAGCGGTCAAGGTCACCGCTACATTGGAAGCAGACGCATTGCCTGGATTGCGAACGTGCAAGCGGTAGGCATTGGGCTCCCCAAAACGAACTTCGGACGGCCCTTCCAACGCTAGCTCCAGGCGAGGAGCCAAGACATCAAACTCGGTACTTGAAGTAAGTGGGATCAGGGTCCACTCCATAGCCACCGCAAAGTTCTGCGGACGGGATGCCACCAATTGTACGGGCGCCGAAGCGGTCTGCCCGGAGGCCAAGTGGTCGAATCCCCAAGTCAGTAGAGTGGCTCCATCTGCCGCATGCTCGACTTCAAATTCGCCATGACTCGGTTTGAGCGATTGCACAGCGATTCCCACCGGCACATCCATGCGCAAAATCAGCCCACGCAGATCGATCGCATCAGTATTGGTGACGACAATGGCATAGTTGGCGGGTGTGCCGACTGGCAGGTCGGCTGGGCCGGTCAGTTCCACAACGATATGAGGTGATTCCATTTTCATCCGCTGGTCGCCGTTGGCAGCTGGTGGCTTGCTCGGAGCAGCGGCAGTCCCAGCAGATTGGAACGGCCCCTTGGCAGGCAAACCGGTGGGCAGCTCAACCTTGGCAGCTCCTCCATGGGGCGGTTGCGCGCCTTCTGCTTCCGGTAGGTCATGCCGAGCATTGGAATCCAATGCCGCCGTTCCCGCAGGGGCTGGCAGAGCATTGCTATTGGTTGAGAGGTCACGGGGCAAACTCGCGGAGAAGCTGCTTTCCGGCGCTGCTTTCTTCATGTCAGAAGCCTTGCTCTCCTCTTGGTTGCTTAAACCGTTGGCCGAGAGAATCGGCATCGAGGGTAGCGAGGCAGGGTCGGAGCTTAAGGCGGACGAACGCTCGCCGGGCGATGCCGGTAGTCCGCCTCGTTCGGAAGTCGGAACATCCACCAGGAAGGCTGGCACGCTGACGCTTTGCGCAGTCCTCGCCTGCGGCGGTGGACTCGGCATCGTTTTCGAGTTGGGAAACTGGGCTACCGCAGCAGCTTTACTATCCGCCGTGAGAGTCGAGCCAGTAGCAGCACCGCTGCCTTCCACTTGCGAAGCCACGCGTGTCGCGTCGCTCGGCGGGGAAGGCGTCGCTGGAGTATTACCTAGCGAGGCCGTCTTGCCGCTGCTCAGTGCCGCGCCGCTGGCGCTCCTCCCGGGCAGGGGGACGCGAGGCACGAAGGGTGCGCGAGATTCCGAGTCATCAGCCACCGTCGAGACTCTGCCCGTGGCAGCGATGCTGCGATCGGATGATCGCAATGCTGTAGATTTGGCGGTCGACGATGTCGACGGAGCTGTCCGAGATTTGCCACGCAGGGATGCGGCCACGCTGGGTGGCAAGTCCTCGGTAACGTACACGCGGCCAGAGGCTGGGGCCGAAAGTGTAGGGGCTGCGCCAATTCCCGATCCGGGCATTGCGGAATCGGTCATGCCCGAACGCTGGGCGAGATCCTCGGGGCTGATGACAGCCGGCAGGGAAGGGTGAGGAATCGAGCTTCGCGTCGGTTCCCCGCTGGTCGGCAGCCGGGGCTGCCGCGGTGCGTGGTTCCGCAGCGACGGCGCAGGGCTACTGAGATGTCCACCGCTATGCGTTGGAGCGGAAGAATTCTCCTTGGAGTCATTCGATTTGAAGACCCCCAGCGCCTCTTCCGAAAGTGAACGAAGTTGGTGCACAATGCCTCCACGCAGGATGGGAGGGGGCTCCTGGCCGCGTTCCTCCTGCGCCTCAACCTGCGAGGTCAGGGCCTGCAACAAACCGACCCCCACGAGCGCAAGTGCAGTCCGCCAGCGGCCTGCCCTCTGCAAACGGAGCACCCCTGGGACGCACCGCCGTGGCTCGTAGTGTTGATTGGAACGCTCGTTTTGCCTACCTATCATCGCCGAAGGGCTCCCATCCATGGTTTATGCGCCTACCGTTCGCAGGGCACTATCTAACCTGGACTATCGACTGGGAGGGATGTATCGATTAAACCAAAGTAAGTGAAAGTAGGCAAAATTTTCCGTTATTGCCGTTATTCCGGCCTTTTCCGCCGCAGGCCCTGTCGGTCCGCTTCCATGACAAGTGCAGCAAAATGCTACACCTGTGGCAGAATCCTTCATTCTCGGCCGATGCGAATCACGCAAATTGCAACGAATGCCCTCGCAGCCCCAGAAAAACACATTTGGTACGCAACTTGCACTCGTATTAGACGGAATCGTTTCATTCGGTTTTCTTAGGCTTTCAATCACTACACCTCGCCCTATTTTGAACTAATTTTGTGGCAGGTTGCTGGTTAGGCAAATAGAATGAATTACTGGTAGAAACTTTTCTTTTCCTTCCACTGCTTCGCTGCCCCTCTCTCGAGACGCAGTTTCCAGCTTTGCCAGGAATCGTATGAACGTGTTGAAGTTTGCCGAGTCGAGTGTTTTCGTTGGGAAGCGATTTCCCGCGAGATCAAGAACTCGTTAGATAAGCACCATCGGTTCACCCACTCCATTCACTATCTCCTCAGGTTTTCAGGGAGCCGTATCGAAATGTCGTTTGCGAAACCAACTTGGTTACTCATGGCCCTTGCCATTGCACCGATGGTGCAGGCCGCACAACCACAAGTCAGTGGTGTCAGCCGCTGGGCAACGTTCCAAAACGCCGACAGCGAGTACTTTGCCCTCTCGGTTCAAGCCGATCCGCGCGGCGATTACCCAGTTGCTGAGGCTTATGAAGTCGTTGTCCTGTTCGACACCTCCGCCACGCAAACCGGACAAGTCCGGACGGATGCCCTTGAGGTATTGGAGGAGCTGGCCAATTCGTTGACGAGTGCCTCCCGTGTGGGACTGATCGCGTGTGACGTCCAGGCCGTACCTCTGTCGGACGGGCTGGTATCCAGTTTTGACGCGGATTGGGGGACGGCAGTTGCACGTCTTAAGAAACGCGTTCCCTTGGGAACCACCGACCTGGGTGGCGCATTGAAGGCGGCTTCGGCTCACTTCAGTGGTGCTCCTGCTCAACGGACAATTGTGTATATCGGCGATGGCATCAATCGCAGTCGCTTCCTTTCCCGGGACCAACAGCGACAGCTGGTCGATGAGTTGATTGAGGCGCGGATCACCGTTTCTGCACTAGCAATCGGCCCCTTCGTCG
Coding sequences within it:
- a CDS encoding TlpA family protein disulfide reductase, producing MKFHSLLTALLAIGCFCGLVRPTLADADLLTVGSPAPALDVEHWVQDGKGKFKPVTKFESGKVYVVEFWATWCGPCVMSMPHLAETQHKYADQGVQIVSISDEDLETVEKFLERAVPQRGPAEDAQEPAKQTFRELTSAYCLTTDPDQSSYQSYMNAAAQGGIPTAFLVGKTGLIEWIGHPMQMDEPLAAVVDGNWDREKFASEFKPAQLAEVTRQKVMQLASEQDFEGALKVLDKALQEGGTLELKNLKLQLLLISKKTEEAVTLTQSLFVEMADNPEQVNALAWNVFEMSSRGAEGIEKIVDASIEAAMAAAKKSQGELKGSILDTAAHLHFIQGNLDEALALETEAAKLVGPDDRYVANFLKELQEAKAASEQDK
- the moaA gene encoding GTP 3',8-cyclase MoaA, translating into MILKQNDASDSGAGKALLAPPAPLQDSWGRVHRSLRISVTDVCNIRCQYCMPETGVQFTAPDRLLSYDQIVRFVEVAAAAGIQKVRITGGEPLTRPGLEQLIARLAEIEGIQDIAMTTNGMLLPKQLPALVAAGLQRLNISLDTLSAETFKLISRRDGLQQVLEGIDAACQVPSLGLKINSLVLRDLNLQDVLELVRFARERSIVIRFIEFMPLDGGRTWSDARMVSGAELRELISTHVGALRPVGPRDLTQPAQEFEFENGPGRVGFIDSVSAPFCSGCDRLRLTAEGKLRNCLFGKEEWDVAPWLSTETFDAQQIRKLMQDCVRAKYQAHGIGTPGFTPPERAMYQIGG
- a CDS encoding MoaD/ThiS family protein, with translation MCKSVSIEVEFYAGAAAIVGERKIWVEFTQPASVSDVRRQLVERFPKLRSLAEQSRWAVQACFVDEDYLLDNNAMVVMIPPVSGG
- a CDS encoding CARDB domain-containing protein; protein product: MKKAAPESSFSASLPRDLSTNSNALPAPAGTAALDSNARHDLPEAEGAQPPHGGAAKVELPTGLPAKGPFQSAGTAAAPSKPPAANGDQRMKMESPHIVVELTGPADLPVGTPANYAIVVTNTDAIDLRGLILRMDVPVGIAVQSLKPSHGEFEVEHAADGATLLTWGFDHLASGQTASAPVQLVASRPQNFAVAMEWTLIPLTSSTEFDVLAPRLELALEGPSEVRFGEPNAYRLHVRNPGNASASNVAVTLTAGPYGSSTSEVGSIAAGGEQVIEVELIFNQKGPIAIAASAVAAGELSSDTDIEVLVRKPELQAKMAAPSLVYHGSPASYLVQLANSGDAVARDVVAKIKLPPQAEVLAKPAGAELVEGYLTWNIEELGVGKSLDFPVQLQLLQEGENLVEIVCEGTAGELANAAATTQLQSIADVKLLVNDPLSPAPVQGEVLYELTLTNRGSKAASNVRVVAQFSDGIEPTRGEGQPCRIIPGQLLFEPLTTLAAGESVQLQVFAEAATAGMHRFRAEVRMDESEARLVQEESTQYLDTVGKIAAPLTNRVLR
- a CDS encoding molybdenum cofactor biosynthesis protein MoaE, with the translated sequence MVELTELPIDLNRVLESITDPECGAEVLFVGTTRQWTERLTSDGADEVETPEPSGQRVETEVLVYEAYQEMALKQLQELEQQARTRWPLRQVTIVHRLGRVAPKEASVAVAVSSPHRSEAFEAAQWLIDTLKHEVPIWKEEHYVQSGATWIHPTAGNCKCAPQEQPLPIPPE
- a CDS encoding anaerobic glycerol-3-phosphate dehydrogenase subunit C gives rise to the protein MMESEQIRIQADLRGLLQGDVHCDALYTQLYASDASVYEILPLGVVRPRSTRDVAELLRYCHQHGIPVFPRGGGSGLAGQSLGRGIVVDLSRYMRRVHAPQAGTVRVQCGVVQADLNRSIGYHNLLFGPDPATRSVSSIGSMISVDAAGSHFPRYGSTGDCVESLQVVLSSGEVVELGQHAWAGEDAVGTREGAIAQQVGLLLQQGSALLLRPPWADVSRGCGYRMEKVLDGDRVNLARLMSGSEGTLGIITEATLRVDAIPAVRGLLLLFFDRLDTAAKAALDIARDDVVACDLMDRRLLEIARETESVYATIIPRGAEAMLLVEMQGDEPLSVRNRLMQLLHRLQKRGKPVLSYRLTTDGQERNLLWRLARRVIPRLYRLKGNLRPLPFVEDISVPPKRLPEFLKTVQDVLKAERVTATLFAHALHGQLDVRPFLDLASPKDQIRLATLSETLYEKVMQIGGCVSGEQAFGISRAAWAEKQLGPRLEMCRKIKQVFDPTGILNPGKFLSPTPPKVNENLRPVPLFRQRTNSIVVGGETLQVGNAFEAAAASLGSSQAVDEQLLTGDLNRIAWDETLPVPTQGTQVESAQVQLPVILDWSQGDSVGYTARSCNGCGRCRTSAVAERMCPMFRIHKGEEASPRAKANLLRGVLTGSLEPELLESRELKEISDLCFNCHQCRLECPASVNIPKLVQEAKAQHVASHGLPLSDRLLNRVDLLASLGSRFPRLANWALGNKAMRWLLEKTFGIAHQRKLPKVTRRTFLRWAAREKLNRSGRSAGRKVLYFVDQYVNWHNPMLGRALVEVMRHQNVEVYIPTNQTPSWMAMIAAGDISRARKLVLTNIKVLSEAVRQGYDIITTEPSAALCLIEEYRNLYQNEDTELIAKNTYEASSYLWQMHKQNQLELDFRPMNMSIVYHQPCHAKVLDADSPALNLMRLVPGLQIQFAEHGCSGMAGTFGLQRKNLRTSLRIGRGLVNTMKETHAQMGTTECTACKLQMELLTDKPTVHPVAVLAYAYGTMPQLAAWFSSRNEGNLVN